The Enhydrobacter sp. sequence GTTAGGATGATCGCATGAACAAAATCGATGAGACCAAGGCTTTCAAGCCGGTGAACATCGCCGTGCTGACGGTGTCCGATACGCGCACGCGCGAGACGGACAAGTCCGGTGACACGCTGGCCGAGCGTGTCGTGCGCGACGGTCACGTGCTGGTCGATCGGGCGATCGTGACCGACGATGTCGGCCTGATCCGCGGCCAGGTGAAGAAGTGGATTGACGATCCCAGGGTCGAGGTGGTGATCACGACCGGCGGCACAGGGGTCACCGGCCGCGACGTCACGCCCGAGGCGCTCGAGGGGCTGTTCGAGAAGAAGATCGAGGGTTTCGGCGAGGTGTTCCGCTGGATCAGCTTCCAGAAGATCGGCACCTCGACCATGCAGTCGCGCGCGACCGCGGGCGTCGCCAATGGCACCTATATCTTCGCGTTGCCCGGATCGACCGGCGCCTGCCGGGACGGCTGGGACGAGATCCTGCGCCACCAGCTCGACATCCGCTTCCAGCCCTGCAACTTCGCCGAGCTGATGCCGCGCTTGAACGAAGGCAAGATGCCCCGCAGCGGCTGAGCCACAATATCTCGTGGCTTGACGGGTTCCTGTTTTGTTCTCAAAGTCGGCGAGCCATGACGCCCAAGGATCCGCCGCTCTATCCCGACGATGCGATCCCCGAGCCGCAGCACAACGGACGCGGGGCGCTCAGCAACGCCTCGAGCCGCTACGACAGCGAGAAGCGCATCCGGACGACCGACGGCTGGGAGGCTTCGGCCGAGCAGGCGCCGGAGGACGGCGAGCTGCCTCCGCTGCGCACGACCCTGACGCGCGATGCCACCCGCACCATCCTCGCACGCAACACCTCGCCCGACGTGCCGTTCGACCGCTCGATCAATCCCTATCGTGGCTGCGAGCACGGCTGCATCTATTGCTTCGCCCGGCCGACCCATGCCTATCTCGGCCTGTCGCCCGGCCTCGATTTCGAAACCAGGATCCTGTTCAAGCCCGATGCCGCGAGGCTCCTCGTGGCGGAGCTCGCCTCGCCCAAGTATCGCTGCGACGTGGTGGCCATGGGCACCAACACCGACCCC is a genomic window containing:
- the moaB gene encoding molybdenum cofactor biosynthesis protein B; translation: MNKIDETKAFKPVNIAVLTVSDTRTRETDKSGDTLAERVVRDGHVLVDRAIVTDDVGLIRGQVKKWIDDPRVEVVITTGGTGVTGRDVTPEALEGLFEKKIEGFGEVFRWISFQKIGTSTMQSRATAGVANGTYIFALPGSTGACRDGWDEILRHQLDIRFQPCNFAELMPRLNEGKMPRSG